A genomic region of Cydia amplana chromosome 5, ilCydAmpl1.1, whole genome shotgun sequence contains the following coding sequences:
- the LOC134648311 gene encoding SUN domain-containing ossification factor isoform X1 — protein sequence MKGGLCVIYTSLLTISVLSSCALFMLVVSEGHLGDEGSVDLSGLHNVSQKRSAVSEEDQAPDPGPRDEPPAESLEMLIADSLSLNSVTTDGLPDTGQPPILISLADNAKLDLKTPEDLLFVNDSEQHNETKTFTIVDGSEVLEEKEAEKDAAESHLVVKAKPMHEVRQTEDAFHTTPPPEEPAESQTEDNEEKPNIPVKPEMPQEDIPSFSEWAQKQLAEAEKKDTVLNHSSQPSHSSTNFSSKSTKLRSKNYASPSCAAKVVACNPEAGSASSILSPNRDEYMLNTCNSRIWFVVELCEAVQAQKIEIANFELFSSTPKDFAVYFSDRFPTREWASVGQFTAKDLRDVQSFDLYPHLFGKFIKVELLSHHGSEHYCPVSLFKVYGTSEFEVLEKESSQHAAHIDDDDDDDESIDVPAVPVAETEPTKNLFGSARDAVMSIMKKAAQALVKTEVPKNVSSEHNDTSTDKMYKRCCSPSHIIVCDNCSESLYNEVYELVSCSSDKLTNLVRQVFLRETLKCTSICQPFGLDFKSTKTIEFAEERVAYMNALFPPKYLAALCNILAIKEKKVVLNTSFETELNVTSNLTVDESPQNVSSETNSEQDVKLVSLNNASSDEANETVESEEKPVVVEETVERPVPVEIPKEEESENEPVVADDKIVQEKPEEKQIENIEIKVDEKDYSKDGKNKIEVTTEKAKEVIIPPEEGSEGLLEDALSDLDQIAVDPTPGPASQNQPQTTIQKESVFLRLSNRVKTLERNMSLSGQYLEELSRRYKKQVEEMQRSFEKTMLQMSEERRKSNEIEQKYLEQMTTLQDQLAQMTIAMKILMEERDSWFGTMTVFKFIIYQAILIAAALYYFNKTRPEPVVVHVPRKVNKKKDKLRRKSVEGVSGHQTPSAKKRRPSEEALRITRQAVEETNDDEGEWQVARKNRRRKTSIIHRALEDSKAQYCRQDSMGMLQENPIPLDEEEFTAPVPEPVKFNEVVQPRHKVNGSIFNNLKKTSKRRLSSPAFLKSLSRQSIRSTPSPVLRNEPVFNGLGKISSESPTGSLWSQSTEMSQNGQAEGGKKKKSLKNIIKKLF from the exons attaccTGACACTGGACAACCTCCAATTCTCATCTCGCTAGCGGACAACGCGAAACTAGACTTGAAAACTCCCGAGGACCTGTTGTTCGTGAACGACTCCGAGCAGCACAACGAAACCAAGACCTTCACCATCGTAGACGGCAGCGAGGTCTTAGAAGAAAAAGAAGCAGAGAAGGATGCGGCAGAATCTCACCTCGTCGTCAAAGCTAAACCTATGCACGAGGTGCGGCAGACAGAAGATGCATTTCACACCACACCACCCCCTGAGGAACCCGCAGAATCTCAAACGGAGGACAACGAGGAGAAACCTAACATTCCAGTCAAACCAGAAATGCCACAAGAGGACATACCCTCGTTCTCGGAGTGGGCGCAGAAACAGCTCGCAGAGGCGGAAAAGAAAGACACTGTCCTGAACCACTCGAGTCAACCTAGTCATAGCAGTACTAACTTTAGCAGTAAGAGCACAAAACTGCGGTCGAAAAACTACGCTTCGCCGTCGTGCGCGGCCAAGGTCGTGGCCTGCAACCCCGAGGCCGGCTCCGCCAGCTCCATCCTGTCCCCCAACAGGGACGAATACATGCTCAACACTTGCAACAGTCGCATCTGGTTCGTAGTGGAGCTCTGCGAAGCTGTTCAAGCGCAAAAAATAGAAATAGCCAACTTCGAGCTATTCTCGTCCACCCCTAAAGACTTCGCCGTCTACTTCAGTGATCGTTTCCCGACGCGCGAGTGGGCTAGTGTCGGACAATTCACGGCCAAGGACTTGAGAGACGTTCAAAGTTTTGATTTATATCCGCATCTGTTCGGAAAATTTATCAAAGTCGAACTCCTGTCGCACCACGGCTCCGAACATTATTGTCCCGTTTCGCTGTTCAAAGTGTACGGGACCTCGGAGTTTGAGGTTTTAGAGAAGGAGAGCTCGCAGCACGCCGCCCACATCGATGACGACGACGATGATGACGAAAGTATTGACGTTCCCGCTGTTCCAGTAGCAGAAAccgaaccgactaaaaacctGTTTGGTTCCGCGCGAGACGCGGTCATGTCTATAATGAAGAAAGCCGCACAAGCGTTAGTCAAAACAGAAGTTCCTAAAAACGTTTCAAGCGAACACAACGACACGTCGACGGACAAAATGTACAAAAGGTGTTGCTCCCCCAGCCATATAATAGTTTGTGATAATTGTAGTGAATCGCTCTACAATGAAGTGTATGAACTGGTTAGTTGTAGTTCAGATAAACTGACTAATTTAGTGCGTCAAGTGTTCCTCCGTGAGACTCTGAAGTGCACCAGTATATGCCAGCCTTTCGGCTTGGACTTTAAAAGTACAAAGACTATCGAGTTTGCCGAAGAGCGCGTGGCATATATGAACGCATTGTTTCCCCCTAAGTATTTAGCCGCGTTGTGTAATATTCTCGCAATTAAAGAGAAAAAAGTAGTTTTAAACACTAGTTTCGAAACCGAATTGAATGTTACCTCTAATTTGACCGTTGACGAATCGCCGCAGAACGTCAGCAGTGAAACGAACTCCGAACAGGACGTGAAGTTAGTATCGCTCAACAATGCTTCGTCGGACGAAGCCAACGAGACAGTCGAATCTGAAGAAAAACCAGTTGTAGTCGAAGAGACCGTTGAGAGACCAGTGCCAGTTGAAATACCAAAAGAGGAAGAAAGTGAAAACGAGCCGGTAGTCGCGGATGATAAAATCGTCCAAGAGAAACCCGAAGAGAAGCAAATAGAGAACATAGAAATCAAAGTTGATGAAAAAGATTATTCCAAAGacggtaaaaataaaattgaagtgACTACCGAGAAAGCTAAAGAGGTGATAATTCCACCCGAGGAAGGGAGTGAGGGGTTGTTGGAGGACGCGCTGTCGGACTTGGATCAGATTGCGGTGGACCCGACGCCGGGGCCGGCGTCGCAGAACCAGCCCCAGACCACGATCCAGAAGGAGTCTGTGTTCCTGAGGCTATCTAATAGAGTCAAG ACGTTGGAGCGCAACATGTCTCTATCCGGCCAGTACCTCGAAGAGCTGAGCCGGCGATACAAGAAACAAGTCGAAGAAATGCAGAGGTCCTTCGAGAAGACCATGCTCCAGATGTCAGAGGAGCGCAGAAAGAGCAACGAGATCGAACAGAAGTATCTAGAACAGATGACCACCCTCCAAGACCAACTAGCGCAAATGACCATTGCCATGAAAATCCTAATGGAAGAAAGAGACAGCTGGTTCGGTACCATGACCGTCTTCAAATTCATCATCTACCAAGCGATCCTCATCGCGGCCGCATTGTACTACTTCAACAAAACACGACCTGAACCTGTAGTCGTACACGTTCCTAGGAAGGTTAATAAGAAAAAAGATAAACTGAGAAGAAAGTCAGTGGAGGGAGTCAGCGGGCATCAAACCCCATCAGCGAAGAAAAGACGCCCGAGCGAAGAGGCCTTACGAATAACAAGACAGGCAGTAGAAGAAACCAATGATGACGAAGGCGAATGGCAAGTTGCCAGAAAGAACAGAAGGCGGAAAACCTCAATAATACACAGAGCTTTAGAAGACTCCAAAGCTCAGTACTGCAGACAGGACAGCATGGGCATGCTTCAAGAAAACCCGATACCATTAGACGAAGAGGAATTCACTGCTCCCGTACCGGAGCCAGTGAAATTCAACGAGGTCGTCCAACCGAGACATAAAGTCAACGGGTCTATATTCAATAATCTAAAGAAGACTAGTAAACGAAGACTGTCATCACCCGCTTTCCTAAAGTCCTTATCCAGACAAAGCATTAGAAGTACTCCAAGTCCTGTATTGAGAAATGAACCTGTGTTCAATGGTTTAGGGAAAATATCTTCGGAATCTCCTACTGGGAGCCTGTGGTCACAGTCTACGGAGATGTCCCAGAACGGACAGGCGGAAGGTGGTAAAAAGAAGAAAAGTTTGAAGAACATTATTAAGAAGTTGTTTTGA
- the LOC134648311 gene encoding SUN domain-containing ossification factor isoform X2, with the protein MSPPRALLAGLLVCQLLSYGGHQGLTKIFYTLPDTGQPPILISLADNAKLDLKTPEDLLFVNDSEQHNETKTFTIVDGSEVLEEKEAEKDAAESHLVVKAKPMHEVRQTEDAFHTTPPPEEPAESQTEDNEEKPNIPVKPEMPQEDIPSFSEWAQKQLAEAEKKDTVLNHSSQPSHSSTNFSSKSTKLRSKNYASPSCAAKVVACNPEAGSASSILSPNRDEYMLNTCNSRIWFVVELCEAVQAQKIEIANFELFSSTPKDFAVYFSDRFPTREWASVGQFTAKDLRDVQSFDLYPHLFGKFIKVELLSHHGSEHYCPVSLFKVYGTSEFEVLEKESSQHAAHIDDDDDDDESIDVPAVPVAETEPTKNLFGSARDAVMSIMKKAAQALVKTEVPKNVSSEHNDTSTDKMYKRCCSPSHIIVCDNCSESLYNEVYELVSCSSDKLTNLVRQVFLRETLKCTSICQPFGLDFKSTKTIEFAEERVAYMNALFPPKYLAALCNILAIKEKKVVLNTSFETELNVTSNLTVDESPQNVSSETNSEQDVKLVSLNNASSDEANETVESEEKPVVVEETVERPVPVEIPKEEESENEPVVADDKIVQEKPEEKQIENIEIKVDEKDYSKDGKNKIEVTTEKAKEVIIPPEEGSEGLLEDALSDLDQIAVDPTPGPASQNQPQTTIQKESVFLRLSNRVKTLERNMSLSGQYLEELSRRYKKQVEEMQRSFEKTMLQMSEERRKSNEIEQKYLEQMTTLQDQLAQMTIAMKILMEERDSWFGTMTVFKFIIYQAILIAAALYYFNKTRPEPVVVHVPRKVNKKKDKLRRKSVEGVSGHQTPSAKKRRPSEEALRITRQAVEETNDDEGEWQVARKNRRRKTSIIHRALEDSKAQYCRQDSMGMLQENPIPLDEEEFTAPVPEPVKFNEVVQPRHKVNGSIFNNLKKTSKRRLSSPAFLKSLSRQSIRSTPSPVLRNEPVFNGLGKISSESPTGSLWSQSTEMSQNGQAEGGKKKKSLKNIIKKLF; encoded by the exons atGTCGCCGCCGCGGGCGCTGCTGGCGGGCCTGCTGGTGTGCCAGCTGCTCTCTTACGGCGGGCATCAGGGGCTCACCAAGATATTCTACAC attaccTGACACTGGACAACCTCCAATTCTCATCTCGCTAGCGGACAACGCGAAACTAGACTTGAAAACTCCCGAGGACCTGTTGTTCGTGAACGACTCCGAGCAGCACAACGAAACCAAGACCTTCACCATCGTAGACGGCAGCGAGGTCTTAGAAGAAAAAGAAGCAGAGAAGGATGCGGCAGAATCTCACCTCGTCGTCAAAGCTAAACCTATGCACGAGGTGCGGCAGACAGAAGATGCATTTCACACCACACCACCCCCTGAGGAACCCGCAGAATCTCAAACGGAGGACAACGAGGAGAAACCTAACATTCCAGTCAAACCAGAAATGCCACAAGAGGACATACCCTCGTTCTCGGAGTGGGCGCAGAAACAGCTCGCAGAGGCGGAAAAGAAAGACACTGTCCTGAACCACTCGAGTCAACCTAGTCATAGCAGTACTAACTTTAGCAGTAAGAGCACAAAACTGCGGTCGAAAAACTACGCTTCGCCGTCGTGCGCGGCCAAGGTCGTGGCCTGCAACCCCGAGGCCGGCTCCGCCAGCTCCATCCTGTCCCCCAACAGGGACGAATACATGCTCAACACTTGCAACAGTCGCATCTGGTTCGTAGTGGAGCTCTGCGAAGCTGTTCAAGCGCAAAAAATAGAAATAGCCAACTTCGAGCTATTCTCGTCCACCCCTAAAGACTTCGCCGTCTACTTCAGTGATCGTTTCCCGACGCGCGAGTGGGCTAGTGTCGGACAATTCACGGCCAAGGACTTGAGAGACGTTCAAAGTTTTGATTTATATCCGCATCTGTTCGGAAAATTTATCAAAGTCGAACTCCTGTCGCACCACGGCTCCGAACATTATTGTCCCGTTTCGCTGTTCAAAGTGTACGGGACCTCGGAGTTTGAGGTTTTAGAGAAGGAGAGCTCGCAGCACGCCGCCCACATCGATGACGACGACGATGATGACGAAAGTATTGACGTTCCCGCTGTTCCAGTAGCAGAAAccgaaccgactaaaaacctGTTTGGTTCCGCGCGAGACGCGGTCATGTCTATAATGAAGAAAGCCGCACAAGCGTTAGTCAAAACAGAAGTTCCTAAAAACGTTTCAAGCGAACACAACGACACGTCGACGGACAAAATGTACAAAAGGTGTTGCTCCCCCAGCCATATAATAGTTTGTGATAATTGTAGTGAATCGCTCTACAATGAAGTGTATGAACTGGTTAGTTGTAGTTCAGATAAACTGACTAATTTAGTGCGTCAAGTGTTCCTCCGTGAGACTCTGAAGTGCACCAGTATATGCCAGCCTTTCGGCTTGGACTTTAAAAGTACAAAGACTATCGAGTTTGCCGAAGAGCGCGTGGCATATATGAACGCATTGTTTCCCCCTAAGTATTTAGCCGCGTTGTGTAATATTCTCGCAATTAAAGAGAAAAAAGTAGTTTTAAACACTAGTTTCGAAACCGAATTGAATGTTACCTCTAATTTGACCGTTGACGAATCGCCGCAGAACGTCAGCAGTGAAACGAACTCCGAACAGGACGTGAAGTTAGTATCGCTCAACAATGCTTCGTCGGACGAAGCCAACGAGACAGTCGAATCTGAAGAAAAACCAGTTGTAGTCGAAGAGACCGTTGAGAGACCAGTGCCAGTTGAAATACCAAAAGAGGAAGAAAGTGAAAACGAGCCGGTAGTCGCGGATGATAAAATCGTCCAAGAGAAACCCGAAGAGAAGCAAATAGAGAACATAGAAATCAAAGTTGATGAAAAAGATTATTCCAAAGacggtaaaaataaaattgaagtgACTACCGAGAAAGCTAAAGAGGTGATAATTCCACCCGAGGAAGGGAGTGAGGGGTTGTTGGAGGACGCGCTGTCGGACTTGGATCAGATTGCGGTGGACCCGACGCCGGGGCCGGCGTCGCAGAACCAGCCCCAGACCACGATCCAGAAGGAGTCTGTGTTCCTGAGGCTATCTAATAGAGTCAAG ACGTTGGAGCGCAACATGTCTCTATCCGGCCAGTACCTCGAAGAGCTGAGCCGGCGATACAAGAAACAAGTCGAAGAAATGCAGAGGTCCTTCGAGAAGACCATGCTCCAGATGTCAGAGGAGCGCAGAAAGAGCAACGAGATCGAACAGAAGTATCTAGAACAGATGACCACCCTCCAAGACCAACTAGCGCAAATGACCATTGCCATGAAAATCCTAATGGAAGAAAGAGACAGCTGGTTCGGTACCATGACCGTCTTCAAATTCATCATCTACCAAGCGATCCTCATCGCGGCCGCATTGTACTACTTCAACAAAACACGACCTGAACCTGTAGTCGTACACGTTCCTAGGAAGGTTAATAAGAAAAAAGATAAACTGAGAAGAAAGTCAGTGGAGGGAGTCAGCGGGCATCAAACCCCATCAGCGAAGAAAAGACGCCCGAGCGAAGAGGCCTTACGAATAACAAGACAGGCAGTAGAAGAAACCAATGATGACGAAGGCGAATGGCAAGTTGCCAGAAAGAACAGAAGGCGGAAAACCTCAATAATACACAGAGCTTTAGAAGACTCCAAAGCTCAGTACTGCAGACAGGACAGCATGGGCATGCTTCAAGAAAACCCGATACCATTAGACGAAGAGGAATTCACTGCTCCCGTACCGGAGCCAGTGAAATTCAACGAGGTCGTCCAACCGAGACATAAAGTCAACGGGTCTATATTCAATAATCTAAAGAAGACTAGTAAACGAAGACTGTCATCACCCGCTTTCCTAAAGTCCTTATCCAGACAAAGCATTAGAAGTACTCCAAGTCCTGTATTGAGAAATGAACCTGTGTTCAATGGTTTAGGGAAAATATCTTCGGAATCTCCTACTGGGAGCCTGTGGTCACAGTCTACGGAGATGTCCCAGAACGGACAGGCGGAAGGTGGTAAAAAGAAGAAAAGTTTGAAGAACATTATTAAGAAGTTGTTTTGA